In Helicobacter bilis, a genomic segment contains:
- a CDS encoding site-2 protease family protein, giving the protein MDDLDITEVGITISFYIVALLFSAIGREILSGLMALRYGDETPRVSNRITLNPLKHVDILGTFIIPFTLIIVGANFIFGYAKPMPINYENIKEKTGYKGCLYVALSGTFFNFLVALCCVVILRFGIDLGLMQSGGLLMQFFFILLQVNVMLAVFNLLPIPPLNGALILAYIGLYFNNSFFARLYNNVEKYGMILLIIILLFPPTNEAILWIMKNTLLFFLKL; this is encoded by the coding sequence ATGGACGATTTAGATATAACTGAAGTTGGAATAACTATTAGTTTTTATATCGTTGCATTATTATTTTCTGCGATTGGCAGGGAAATTCTATCTGGTTTAATGGCATTGCGTTATGGTGATGAAACACCTAGGGTTTCTAATCGTATAACACTTAATCCCTTGAAACATGTTGATATACTTGGCACTTTTATCATTCCATTTACATTAATTATTGTAGGGGCAAATTTCATATTTGGATATGCAAAGCCTATGCCGATAAACTATGAAAATATTAAAGAAAAAACGGGCTATAAAGGCTGTCTTTATGTCGCATTATCTGGGACATTTTTTAATTTTCTTGTTGCATTGTGCTGTGTGGTTATTTTGCGATTTGGCATAGATTTAGGACTTATGCAAAGTGGCGGTCTTCTTATGCAATTCTTTTTCATTTTGTTGCAAGTAAATGTGATGCTTGCAGTCTTTAATCTATTGCCTATTCCACCGCTTAATGGTGCATTAATCTTAGCGTATATAGGACTTTATTTCAATAATAGCTTCTTTGCAAGATTGTATAATAATGTTGAAAAATATGGTATGATTCTACTCATTATCATTTTATTGTTTCCGCCGACAAATGAAGCAATATTATGGATTATGAAAAATACGCTCTTATTCTTTCTAAAACTTTAA
- the lepB gene encoding signal peptidase I encodes MKILRWISNFVSSWTGAIVIVLCLVFFVAQGFIIPSRSMVGSLYEGDMMFVKKYSYGITIPKIPWLEIPILPDFHGNRHLIEGDRPKRGDIVVFNPPGDDKTYYVKRNFAIGGDKVIFAKDGMYLRPFEGDSYIDTHFKDYETKEFLNERYVKEPYAREYVGIHYGEKDYRTEPFQSYEVMRIRADKGGTNNTLPNNHGVAMDIKNENGEEFFYKKIDEDCFFMVGDNRDNSEDSRFWGVVDYSRIVGQPWFTYFSITLTDSIESEASNPINRYKVRWKRMFKGIETLQKDAQKFEGEIRPYNL; translated from the coding sequence ATGAAGATTCTAAGATGGATTAGCAATTTTGTTTCAAGTTGGACTGGTGCGATTGTAATTGTATTATGTTTAGTGTTTTTTGTAGCACAAGGCTTTATTATCCCTAGTCGCTCGATGGTTGGCTCGCTGTATGAGGGCGATATGATGTTTGTAAAAAAATACTCGTATGGAATCACAATACCAAAGATTCCATGGCTTGAGATACCAATACTTCCAGATTTTCACGGCAATAGGCATTTAATCGAGGGGGATAGACCAAAAAGGGGGGATATAGTCGTATTTAATCCACCCGGCGATGATAAGACATATTATGTAAAGAGAAATTTTGCGATCGGTGGTGATAAAGTGATATTTGCAAAAGATGGCATGTATTTGCGACCATTTGAGGGAGATTCTTATATTGATACACATTTTAAAGATTATGAAACAAAAGAGTTTCTAAATGAAAGGTATGTAAAAGAGCCGTATGCTAGAGAATATGTTGGGATTCATTATGGAGAAAAAGATTATAGGACAGAGCCTTTTCAAAGTTATGAGGTGATGCGTATTCGTGCAGATAAGGGTGGAACAAATAATACTTTGCCAAATAATCATGGCGTAGCTATGGATATTAAAAATGAAAATGGAGAAGAGTTTTTTTATAAAAAAATTGATGAGGATTGCTTTTTCATGGTTGGGGATAATCGCGATAATAGCGAAGATTCTAGATTCTGGGGTGTGGTAGATTATAGTCGCATTGTAGGGCAGCCTTGGTTTACCTACTTTAGCATAACTTTGACTGATAGTATAGAATCAGAAGCAAGCAATCCTATCAATCGCTATAAGGTGCGATGGAAAAGAATGTTTAAAGGTATAGAAACTTTACAAAAAGATGCACAGAAATTTGAGGGTGAAATTAGACCCTATAATCTTTAG
- a CDS encoding chemotaxis protein translates to MAMSNIDQVTSLHKNNELQLLCFRLEKGKDLYAVNVFKIREVVKYNGAVTIVSHEPNSLVEGLITIRELTIPLIDMRKWFFYDPAMPTKNLRSFAVPRQKGEDDIIMICEFSKWTIGVRIYEADRILNKKWTEIEQSAGVGSSGGGNGKLVSRTRYYDGKLVQVVDIEKMLVDVFPWIEEEKNKEMESINQVVTTKKILLADDSPSVLKTMQTILNRLGVVHLDFINGQKLLDHLFSPDTDISEIGLIITDLEMPEASGFEVIKQVKANAASKHIPIVVNSSMSGTSNEEMALSLDADEFISKSNPVEIEKAVRELMLR, encoded by the coding sequence ATGGCAATGTCAAATATCGATCAAGTAACAAGTTTGCATAAAAATAACGAGTTGCAGCTACTTTGCTTTCGCTTAGAAAAAGGAAAAGATTTATATGCGGTGAATGTATTTAAGATACGGGAAGTTGTGAAATATAATGGGGCTGTTACTATTGTGAGCCATGAGCCAAACTCCCTTGTAGAAGGGCTTATTACAATAAGAGAACTCACTATACCACTCATTGATATGCGTAAGTGGTTTTTCTATGATCCTGCTATGCCTACAAAGAATCTGCGTAGCTTTGCTGTGCCAAGACAAAAGGGTGAAGATGATATTATAATGATATGTGAGTTTTCAAAATGGACTATTGGTGTGCGTATTTATGAGGCAGATAGAATCTTAAATAAAAAATGGACAGAGATAGAGCAAAGTGCGGGTGTTGGCAGTAGCGGTGGGGGTAATGGTAAGCTTGTCTCACGCACAAGATATTATGATGGTAAATTAGTGCAAGTCGTTGATATTGAAAAAATGCTTGTAGATGTATTCCCATGGATTGAAGAAGAGAAAAATAAAGAGATGGAGAGCATTAATCAAGTCGTTACTACTAAAAAGATATTACTTGCAGATGATAGCCCAAGTGTGCTAAAAACTATGCAAACTATCCTTAATCGACTAGGTGTTGTGCATCTTGATTTTATCAATGGGCAAAAATTACTCGATCATTTATTTAGCCCTGATACAGATATTTCAGAAATTGGGCTTATTATCACTGACTTAGAAATGCCTGAAGCAAGTGGTTTTGAAGTGATTAAGCAAGTCAAAGCAAATGCCGCATCAAAGCATATACCTATTGTTGTAAATTCATCAATGAGTGGGACAAGTAATGAAGAGATGGCGTTATCACTTGATGCAGATGAGTTTATATCAAAGTCAAATCCTGTTGAGATTGAAAAAGCTGTGCGAGAGTTAATGCTGCGTTAG